From the Nymphalis io chromosome 1, ilAglIoxx1.1, whole genome shotgun sequence genome, one window contains:
- the LOC126772121 gene encoding regulator of microtubule dynamics protein 1-like, which yields MMKIYKKIFQPKTYLFREFQNKVFKLSQMKLFNKTVKVTQIFSGFWFLWPTSVSKNNLNAIKEVTLIPSVTEIADKMFETGKYEESYNMLIKYKIQNDVEIKWRICRALYNMAKNSKYNKKIKNELILQAYNLLVEELETNPDNFAVQKWYALILDAKSSNEGIQEKIEQLENVKKHMDLAVTLNPNDASLLHMLGEWCFQISELPWYQRKTADAVFAPLPYSTYEDALEYYLRAEAAQPRFYSVNLLRLGCCYLKLKKEDQAKYYLKLAASYPAKSDDDHRANKEAAELLKKLK from the exons atgatgaaaatttacaaaaagatttttCAACCCAAGACCTACCTTTTTAGGGAGTTTCAAAATAAAGTATTCAAATTATCGCAG atgaaattatttaataagacaGTTAAAGTAACCCAAATATTCTCTGGCTTCTGGTTCTTATGGCCTACAAGTGTAAGCAAGAACAATTTAAATGCTATTAAAGAAGTAACCTTAATTCCGTCCGTGACAGAAATAGCTGACAAAATGTTTGAAACGGGGAAATATGAAGAAAGTTACaatatgcttataaaatataag ATTCAAAATGATGTAGAAATCAAATGGCGTATTTGTCGTGCCTTATACAATATGGCCAAGAAttctaaatataacaaaaaaataaaaaatgaattaattttacaagCCTATAATCTATTAGTTGAAGAATTAGAAACAAATCCTGATAATTTTGCTGTTCAAAAATGGTATGCTCTTATATTAGATGCCAAAAGCTCGAATGAAGGTATCCAGGAAAAAATAGAACAACTTGAAAATGTGAAGAAACACATGGAT cTTGCTGTCACTCTAAATCCAAATGATGCTAGTCTCTTGCATATGCTAGGTGAATGGTGTTTTCAAATAAGTGAATTACCATGGTATCAAAGAAAAACGGCAGATGCAGTTTTTGCACCATTGCCTTATTCTACATATGAAGATGCTCTTGAGTATTATTTAAGAGCTGAGGCAGCCCAGCCAAGATTCTACAGTGTTAATCTTCTAAGACTTGGctgttgttatttaaaactcAAAAAAGAAGACCAAGCAAAGTATTATCTCAAATTAGCTGCAAGTTACCCTGCAAAATCTGATGATGATCACCGCGCTAATAAGGAAGCTGCAGagttattaaagaaattaaaataa